GGATTTAAGACGCCAGTTGATGTTTCATTGTGAGTCAAAAGAATTCCACTGTAGACAGCTGACTTAAGCTTTTTCTCAAGCGCGTTTAAGTCCCAGCCACTACCATACGGGAAATCTATAACATCAAGGTCAAGCCCCATTCTCCTAGCTATCTCAGCCCATCTTTCAGCGAAAACTCCATTAGATACCGATAATATTTTCTCTCCCTGCTTGAAAAGGTTAAAGAGAGCGCATTCAAGCACTCCTGTTCCCGTCCCCGGGAAGATATAAACGGGCCTCGATGTCATAAAAACCTTCTTAATTTTCTCCTGAATACCACTTAAAAGAGCGCCAAACTCCTTTCCTCTATGACTTATAACGTCCCTAAACATAGATCCTCTAACCCTCTCGGGCAGAGGTGTAGGACCTGGTACAAGCAGTATATCTCTCATTCCCCTCAGCCTGCCTTAAAGCTCAGGCTCTATAAGCCCATAGTTTCCATCTTTTCTTCTATAAACGACGCTAACCTGGTTAGTCTCAGCGTTTATAAATACGAAAAAGTCATGACCAAGAAGGTCCATCTGAAGAACCGCTTCCTCAGGAAACATAGGCTTTAAAGGAAATCTCTTAACTTTAACGATTTTGGGCTCTTCTTCAGGATGTTCCTCAACCGCTTCCTCTATAACTTCTGGTGGAATGCTCATTTTATACTTCTTAGAAAGTCTATCTTTATATCTTCTAAGCTGTTTTTCTATCTTATCGACTGCAAGATCAAGCGCTGCTTGAAAAGACTCCGCTCTCTCAACCCCTCTTAATATAACGCCATTCGCGTCCAAAGTAATTTCAACCGCAGGGGTATTACCCTCCATCTCGAGCACAACGCTCGCATCAAGTATCCTGTCAAAGTAGCGTTTCATCTTCGACAGCTTCTTTTCGACATAGTCTTTCAGTAAATCAGGCACCTCCACGCCTCTTGCGGTAATTCTAACCTGCATTGGGTTAGTCCCCCCCTTTCGAAACTATAAAACTGATTGGAAGTGTATAGTAGTATATCACAGAGAACCGCCATATTTAAAGATAACCCCTAAGGAGAGCGTTTGCTCTAAATCGGCGTTCATGATACCATAATACAAGCTTATTTGCAAAGGCATCGGGGGGAACCGCAATGGATATAGCTTTATTTGCTTTAACTTTGGCACTTGGAATAATTATAGGCAAAAAGAAATTAGCACCAGATTGGCTTATAAATAGAATAGACAAAGCCCTCACAGTAGTAATATATATTTTGATACTCCTTATAGGAATTGAAGTTGGTACCTATAAAGAAGTTTTGAAAAACATGGGAAGTATTGGTGTGAAAGCCATAGCGATAGCGCTTCTATCGATAGCGGGAAGCGCCTATTTCAGTAAGCTCATCAGCGGGAAGAGGGGAGAAGCATGAATTTAAAACCTCTTTTAGTCCTTGCTATCGGCATGCTCATAGGATATTCAGGTATCATATCTAAAAGCGTGATTGAGCTTAACTCGTCAGCCATAAGGTTAACTTTATTTGCGCTCTTCATCGTCATAGGAATAGACATGGGTAGAGAGAAAAGGCTTTGGGAAAGCCTAAGCGAGCTTAAGGGAAGGGTTTTCGCTATAGCATTTGCTGGACTTGCAGGAAGCATACTGGGAGGCACAATAGCTTCAATCCTCACGGGTACACCGTTTTCAACAGGAGTTGCCTCAGCTGCTGGAAGTGGATACTATAGCATCACCACTTTGATGCTAAAAGAGGTAGCGGGACCATCACAGGCCCTCGTAGGGTTCCTCTCAAATCTCTTGAGAGAGCTTATCGTCATCGTTGGTATGCCTATAATAGCGAAAATATGGGGTAAAGCGGGTTGTGTTGGAGCTGCTGGAGCAACGGCTATGGATACTGCACTTCCTTTCATAATAAAAAGCGTGGGTAAGGAAATAGGTGTGCTATCTTTTGCCTCAGGTGTTATAATAACCATACTTGTGCCTTTTTTAGTTCCAACTATTTACCGCCTTCTTTATGCCCTCGGCTGGTGAAGTACTCAGCGGTTGAGAGTAGGAGAGAAATAAGGTATAATCCCTCCTGAAAGGAGGAAAAAAGAATGATAAGTGTGGCGTTCTGGAAAAAGCTTGAAGGAGTGGATCCAAAGCTGCGCGGGCTTTTTCTTTCTCTTATAGAGGAAATTGAGCATCATCGTGAAGAATCCGTTACCAAAAAGGAATTCAGGGAACTTATAGAAGCACAAAGGAGAACCGAGGAAGCTATCAATAAGCTCGCTGAAGCCCAAAAGAAAACTGAAGAAGAAATAGCTAAACTAACCAAGCGAATGGATACATTCGAAGAAAGACTCGCTAAACTCGAAGAAGCCCAAATCAAAACAGAAGAAAGACTCGCTAAACTCGAAGAAACCGTCAATAAACTCGCTGAAGCCCAAAGAAAAACCGAAGAAGAAATAGCTAAACTAACACAAAGAATGAGTGCCTTCGAGAAAAGACTTGAAAAGGTGGAAGAAAGACTCGAAGGCATATCAAATTCTGTAGGCTACTCATTAGAAAACTCTGCCTACAAAGCCCTACCAAAGCTTCTTGTAGAAAGATTCGGAATCAAGATAAAGGATAGACTCATTAGACGCTATATCTCCATTAGAACCAAGGAAGTACAAGTAAACATTTATGGAGAAGCGAAAAAGAACGGCAGTGAGATCTTGATCTTAGGAGAATGTAAGGTTAGGCCATCGAAGAAGGAAATAGCGCGATTCGAGAAACATGCCAAGCAAATAGCAAGACATACGGGAAAAGAGGTATTTCTCATAATGGTGGCTCATGATTTCTCGCCTGTTATTGAAGAGCTGCTCAAAGAAAAGGGTATAGCGTATTTCTGGTCTTACGAGCTATGATATTAAGAAAGTTCCTTCATCTAACGGCAATAGCCACCATATTCACTCTTAACGCTCTCCCTTCGAATATCCATTTTCCCCTAAGCTATGGGACAAGAAGCTATGCTTGTCAAATACTCCCGTTAGCAAGCGGAGATATAAATGCTTTTATCTTAAAAGGATGGCTTTTTCCCGCAGGGGGATTATCGAAAACCCAAGGAGAGCTAACGATCAGGAAAATTGACTCGCAGGAAAGCGAAACAAGAACATTTCCTCTTATTCGAGAAAAGGCCTATTTAGAGATGAAACCAACTTTGGTTATTCTTCCCCCTGGAAACTACGAGCTAACCTTACGACTGGGAAGAGCTTTCCTGAGGTTCCACTATCCCCAAGAATAATCCCCCGCGATCAGAGACTGCCCCCGAGCATGCGGTTATCTTTGCTTTATGCACCATAAGCTCCATGAAAGTTCCTTTCAAAACCACCGGAGGAGGAACTACAATATCTCTTAGATCACGAGTTATATTTAGAGCGAGATTTTTCACCTCTGAAACTATCTCCCGCTCTCCCACAAGCGCTGGATCACATTCCAGCTTTTTTGAAAGAATCCGAGATATTAAATCCCTGGAAAAGCCAAGAATAAGCTCCTTTCCACCTTTTATACCCATACAGACCACTAAATCAGGAAGATTAAGTGCCAGCCCTTCCACGCTTGAAACGTTTTCCCATCTTACCTTTCCGAACGCTTCCTCAAGCTTAGATTTAAGCTCCTCAACCATTTTAACCTCCCTCCAAAAGCTCCCTTGCGTGCCTTAAGGCAGCATCCGATGCTCTGCCGGAGAGCATTCTCGCAAGCTCTCTTATTCTTTCCTCGCCGGTCAGCAACCTGACCCTGCTCTTAACGCTCCCTTCATCAACTACCTTATCCACAAAGTAATGATAATCTGCCTTAGAAGCTATCGAAGCAAGATGAGTAATACATATAACTTGCCTTCCCGAAGAAAGCTTCTTTATCTCCTCCGCGAGCATTTTCCCTACCTCTCCACCGATTCCTACATCTATCTCATCGAATATGAGTGTGGGAATCCCGTAGTTTCTTGATATAACACACTTTAAAGCAAAGCTTAATCGTGATATCTCCCCACCAGAGGCAATCTCACCTATGCTCTTCAACTTTTCACCCGAAGCAGGAGCCATAAGGAATCTCACCACATCAATACCGCGAGGGCCAAGTTCCCCCTGCTTAATATCTATCTTAAACAGGATTTCCCCCATGGCAAGCTTCCTTAAAACATCCTTAACCTCACTCTCGAGAAGCTTAGCAAGCTTCTTTCTCTCATACGAAATCTCACGGGCAAGCTCTCTAAGCCCTCTAAAAAGAAGATTTACCTCCTCCTCAATTTCCTGGGTCCTCTCCTCGACTTCCCTTAGCTCGCTTAGTTCCTCCTTCCATGCAGAAGCCAGCTTAAGAAGATCCGAAATGTTATCTACACCATGCTTCTTTTTTAATCTCCTTATCAGAGAAAGCCTCTCCTCAACCTCATTAAGATTCCCTTCTTCAAGCCCCAGATAATCGAGCTTTCTCGAAACAGCACTCTCAAGTTCCATCAAGAACGATAGAAAGGACTCCATTTCTTTTAAAAATGGGAGCATCTCATTCTCATAGTGGGCTATCTTCGAAAGCAACCGCTTAAGCTCGCCTATCCTCTCTATGATCCCTCCTCCCCATTCCCCCCCTTCGAGAAGAGAAAGCGCCTCTCTTAAAGAGCTTGCAAGCTCCTCAAGATTAAGAAGTCTTTCTCTCCTTGCAATAAGTTTTTCCTCCTCCCCCTCTTTAAGCGATGCCGAATCTATCTCGCTTAAGAAAAAGGATATCTCCTCTCTCTTTCGCCTAAGCTCACCTAGGTTATATAATATCTCTTCAAGCTCCCGCTTCTTTGCCAGATAAGCGGAGTAAAGCTCTTCATACCTCTTAAGCGTTTCCATAAATGCCTCTCCACCAAATTTGTCCAGAGAGCTAAGCTGATTAGATTCCTTCAGTATCCACCCATGCTCAAGCTGGCTGTGAATCTCAAACAGAGAAGAAGCCTTTTCCCTAAGGAACCCCACCGGAACCCCTCTTCCCTGATAGAACGCCCTACTTCTTCCCTCAGAATACACTTCCCGTCTTAAAATTATCTCTTCTCCGCTTTCATCCTCGAATAGTGCTTCTATCTCAGCTTTTTTAGCTCCGCTTCTAACGACCTCACCCCCCACCCTCTTTCCCAGAAGAAGAGACAAAGCCCCTACTATTATCGACTTCCCCGCACCCGTTTCACCTGTTAAAACGGTAAGATGAGGATGGAACTCTATTTCCAGCTCGTCTATTATGGCGAAATCCTTTATCCTAAGCTCTCTAATCACCCGGAACCACTCCCAGCTTGAGCTTTTTCCTTAGGAGCTTAAAAAAGCTTCTACCTTTGAATGTGATTATACACGCTGAAAATGGTGCTTTTGCTATATGTATCTCATCACCAGGGGAGAGCCTAAAACCAGCCTGCCCATCCTGAGTTAGCATTATATCCTCATGATCCGCCTCAACCTCTATTCTGACTGAGGAAGAAGAAGAAACGACTATGGGCCTGGCATAAAATGTATGCGCACATATCGGCGTTAGAACCACTGCGGGAAGACCTGGCTCAAGTATAGGACCACCCGCAGCAAGAGAGTAAGCTGTTGATCCCGTGGGAGTAGACACTATGACTCCATCAGCAGGATAAGAAGCGAGATATTCACCATTGACAAACACCTTAAGCGTTATTATCCTCGCGAATGCCCCCTTCATAACCACAAATTCATTGAGCGCATGTATTTTCTCCCCCTTGAATTGAGCTTCAAGCATCATCCTTTCCTCTATCTCATACTTTCCCTCTATAACCTTAGTAAGAGCGACCTCAAGTGTGGGAATACTCTCGGAAACAAGAAAACCAAGTCTGCCCAAGTTAATCCCCAGCATGGGAACCCCATATGGAGCCAGAAGTCTCGACGCTTTAAGAAACGTGCCATCACCACCTATAATAAGGGCAACGCTAATTGAAGAAGCAAAAGCTCTCTCTTCGAGGGAAATATCCTCCCTTTTTAAAAAAGCTCCTCCCTCTGGCAGAAGAAAGACGCTAACACCTCTTTCCTCCAGCCAAGATATTATACCGAGAGCTACCTCCCGCGCGGCTTCACCCTTCTGCGGATTTACTATTAACCCCCAAGCTGCTCGTGAGCTTCTTTTACAACCGATGTTATCATCTCCTCCTTTAAATGGGAATCTCTAAAACCTACATACAGCAGAAACTCTATATTACCCTTAGGGCCCTTTATAGGCGAGTAAGTGAGATCCAAGGGATTAAGCCTAAGCCTACATAAGACAAAACTCGCAAGATCCCTCACTACACTCTCATGAATCTCTGCACTTTTCACCACCCCACCCTTTGCCCACCTTCTCCCTGCCTCAAACTGGGGTTTAACGAGAATTACGCCTTCAGCATCCTCAGTAAGAAGCCCCTCAACTGCAGGAAGAATTTTCTTAACCGATATAAAAGATACATCTATGGCAAAAAAATCTATCTCATCGGGAACGAGATCGCGGGAAAGGTACCTTGCGTTGGTCCTCTCCATGAGTATCACTCGAGGATCGTTTCTTAATTTCCAGTGAAGCTGACCATACCCCACATCTACAGCGTAAACTTTGCGAGCTCCCTCCTTGAGCATGCAATCGGTAAAGCCACCAGTTGAAGCTCCGACATCAAGGCAGATCTTTCCCTCAAGCGATATTTCGAAGTGATCCAAAGCCCTCTTGAGCTTCAATCCTCCTCTGCTCACATAAGGGCACTCACTACCTTTAACCTTTATCTCAGCGTCAGGAGGTACCTTATCCCCTGCTTTCTCTATCCTTCTCCCATTCACAAAAACTAACCCCGCCATAAGCGCCCTTTGAGCCTTCTCCCTGCTCTCGAAAAACCCTTTTAAAACGAGGAGCTTATCTATTCTTTCCTTTTTCAGAGACGAGATACTCCTCAAGAAGCTCACTCCTCTCCCCATGCTCAATAAATTTATCAGGCAGTGCAAAGATCTCAAACTCCTTAAGCTTTATTCCCTTAGAGAGAATAATCGTCGCAATCTCTTCACCTATGCCCCCCATCCTCGCCCCCTCTTCAAAGACATAAACTCTCTTAAATCTCTCAGCCTCACTGATGATTAACTCCACGTCAAGAGGCTTCGCAAACCTAAGATCAACAACCTCAAAGCCTTCAAGACTCATGGCAAACTTATAGGTAGGCCCCAGGCAAAAGGCAACGCCTCGCGCTCCCTCCCTTAGAATTTCCCCCTTGCCAATTTCTACCTTCTCCGGAGCTTTCGTCCAATCAGGCGTTTCATCCGTTTTCCCGCGCGGATACCTTACCACAAAAGGAAGTGAGGAATCTAATGCCGTATGAAGCATATTCCTCAAAAGAACGCCATTTCTGGGACACGCTATAATAATATTTGGAACACATCTTAGGAAGACGATATCGAAAACCCCATGATGAGTAGGACCATCATCTCCCACCAAGCCCCCTCTGTCCACAGCGATAATTACAGGAAGCTTCTGAAGAGCTATGTCGTGTATAACCTGATCATAGGCTCTCTGAAGAAAAGTCGAATATATGGCAACCACAGGTCTTAATCCTCCTCTCGCGAGACCCGCTGATAGCCCGAGCATATGCTGCTCCGCTATGCCAACGTCAAAGAATCTTGAAGGAAAAGTACGAGCAAACTCCTCAAGCCCTGTGCCCTTCTTCATAGCAGCGGTCAGGCAAACTACTCTGCCATCACGAGAAGCTAGCTCCGTAGCAGTCTTTCCAAACACATGACTAAAGCTCTCCCCTTTCCCTCTTTCTATCTCTATCAGAAATGGAGGGGTACCGTGAAACCTCTCAGGATCACGTTCGGCAGGTTCATACCCCATACCCTTTTTGGTGAGAACGTGAACAACAACAGGCTTGTCAACTTGTTTGGTGCTTCTAAAAACCTCCTCAAGAAGTCCAATATCATGACCATCTATGGGACCCCAATGAATCAAGCCAAGTTCCTCAAATATAGAGCCCTTAAGAAGGAGTTTTCTCACTCTTTCTTTAATCTCCTCAAGCGCGCTTTCCGCCGCTTTTCCAAACGGAAGCCCCTCAAGAAGGGAGCGTATCTCCCCCTTTAGCTCAAGCCAGCGAGAGGCAGTCCGCAAGCGGGTCAAATGAGATGCTATAGCACCTACCCTGGGCCCTATAGCCATCTCATTATCGTTAAGTATTATTACCAGCTTCCTTTTTAAGCTTCCTATATGGTTCAACGCCTCAAGTGCCATGCCAGACATTAAAGAGGCATCTCCTATGATGGAAACTACTTCACGCTTCCCAGAAATGGCAAGCCCCAGTGCCCAAGAGAGAGAAGTTCCACTATGCCCTACGATAAATCTATCTGCTGAGCTCTCAGCCGGATTAGGAAAGCCGCTAAGCCCTCCTTTTTTTCTCAAGGTGTGGAAGGCTTCCTTCCTACCCGTTAATATCTTAAACGGATAGCACTGATGACCAACATCCCATAGAATATAGTCTTTAAATGGATCCCACACCCTCAAAAGAGCTATAGTGAGCTCCACCACTCCAAGATTCGGAGCGAGATGCCCACCATTCCTTCCCACAACTTCAACTATTAGCCTTCTTATCTCAAAGGCGAGAAGCTCAAGCTCTCCCCTGCTAAGTCTTCGTAGATCTTCGATCGTTCTCACGCTCTCCAATATCAACTTTCTCCATCCTCCTTTTTACCATAAGAGCGAGCTCAACGAGATCCTTACCCCCCTCTCCAAAGAGTTCCACCAGTGAAAGAGCTTCCTCAATAAGTCTTTCGGCTTCCGCCACTGAGTCAGAAATCCCATAAACCGCTGGATAAGTGAGCCTCTCCTCCTTACCGAAGTCCAATATATCATCCACTATTTGAAAGGCAATTCCAAGTCTTTCAGCATACTCCGTAAGAAGATGAAGTTCATTTCCGGAAGCCTCTCCCACTATTGCACCACATCGCACAGAAGCCCTTATTAAAGCCATCGTTTTCTTAGCGTGAATATCTTCTATCTTCCCTTCTGTGATGTCGAGAAGCTGACCCCCAACCATACCAGCAGGTCCCGAAGAGCTCGCAATTTCAATCAAAACTCGCTTAAGTGTACTTCCGGAAAGCCACTTCCCCAATACTTCGAAAGCATATGTTAAAAGAGCATCTCCCGCAAGAAGAGCAATTCCACATCCAAACCTTTTATGCGCCGATGGTTTACCCCGCCTAAAATCATCGTTATCCATACAAGGCAAATCATCATGAATGAGAGAGTAATTGTGAATAAGCTCTATCGCACATCCAACCGGAAGAGCCTTCGATATATCTCCCCCCACAGCTTCACATGCAGAAAGGGTTAGAAGGGGTCTGAATCTCTTACCCCCCGGGAAAACCGAATATCTCATAGCCTCAAGGAGAAGCGATGGAACAGCACTATCGCTTAACAGTTTCTCAAGAAAACCATTTATCATGGAGAGCTTTCTATCGATAGACAATCGGGCTCACTCCTCCTTTCAATAGCAATAAGGGCAATATGATTATAACAGTTTATGGTATACTTCTTAAAGAGACAAGAATAAAGGAGGGGCATTCCAATGGTAAGAATAAAGACAGCAATCTTAATCATGCTTATGCTGTCTTTAAGCATCGGTTTAGCTCATGCGATCGAAAATCCATTCCTCAAAGACGCAAAGATAAAGCTCGCTAATGCTGAGAGAATAGCGATTATTCCATTTGCAGACTATTCGCGAAATCCATTTGGAATCGGAAATAGAAGACTTCTATTCGCAATCAGGCAGAGATTCGAATCGCTCGGAAAGCTCGTGATACCAGATGAAGATGTATGGATGATCCTAAAAAAGATGGGAGTTATTCCGAAGGAAAATGAGCGCAAACTAATCCTGGAAGAACAGCTTAGGAGCTATGGCTTTAGCAGAGAGCTTGCAGAATTCATCGAGTCTCAGGACCTAAGGTACTGGAGCAAGCCATATATCCCATCTCTAACGGAGAAGCAGATTAGAGAAATAGGAAAAGCACTTAAAGCTGATATAATAGTAAGGGGCTGTATAGTAGATTATGGTGTAATAGATGTATCGAGTGGAAGCCCCATAAGCAACGTAATAGGGGGAATTGCTCCTCTTATGACAGCCCGCAGAATAGGAATTGCCCTCGCTGCCGGAAGCTACATACCATCTTCCGACAAGGAGGGCGTTGTTCAAATGACCATATATCTACAGGATGGAAGAACGGGAAGGCTTATATATGGCAAGTCTGTATTTGCCACCTATAAGCCTACCTTCTCGACTCTTAAAAGCAAGTTTGTGCTCCTAAGAGGAGCATTAAAGAGAGCGCTTGATGCCTTTTTTAACGACTTCTCAATGAATTAACGACTTTATACCGTTAAGATTGAAGTTATTGAGAAAAGACTCAGCCTCACTTAAAGACATGTTCTCAAAATTAAGAGCTACATAGGCTATCTGAGAGGGAACGGAAGCGGAGGATAAAACTACCCCTATAAAGCCTTTTTTCTCCTTCTTATAAATTTGAACAAATGCTTTAAATCCACGATACGTTGTTGTTTTAACTATAACCTCATCCGTCTCTTGATAAAACTGGGTAGGCAATCCTCCAAGCTGCGAAATATACCCTGCAACCGGTCCAAAAAGGCCAAATCCCACTATCAAGGTCGCCTTTTTACTTCCCTTTGTATATTCCCTCATGGCCATTGAAAAGGTGCTTCCGTTAAGGCTCATTGTCTGCCCCACAGGTTTCTCCGCCTTCCATCCAGCTACATCCTTAAGATATGGATAAATCTTGTCATATTTGGGAACCTTCCAAGCAAGCGCAT
The Synergistota bacterium genome window above contains:
- the raiA gene encoding ribosome-associated translation inhibitor RaiA; amino-acid sequence: MQVRITARGVEVPDLLKDYVEKKLSKMKRYFDRILDASVVLEMEGNTPAVEITLDANGVILRGVERAESFQAALDLAVDKIEKQLRRYKDRLSKKYKMSIPPEVIEEAVEEHPEEEPKIVKVKRFPLKPMFPEEAVLQMDLLGHDFFVFINAETNQVSVVYRRKDGNYGLIEPEL
- a CDS encoding LysO family transporter: MDIALFALTLALGIIIGKKKLAPDWLINRIDKALTVVIYILILLIGIEVGTYKEVLKNMGSIGVKAIAIALLSIAGSAYFSKLISGKRGEA
- a CDS encoding lysine exporter LysO family protein, producing the protein MNLKPLLVLAIGMLIGYSGIISKSVIELNSSAIRLTLFALFIVIGIDMGREKRLWESLSELKGRVFAIAFAGLAGSILGGTIASILTGTPFSTGVASAAGSGYYSITTLMLKEVAGPSQALVGFLSNLLRELIVIVGMPIIAKIWGKAGCVGAAGATAMDTALPFIIKSVGKEIGVLSFASGVIITILVPFLVPTIYRLLYALGW
- the recN gene encoding DNA repair protein RecN; amino-acid sequence: MIRELRIKDFAIIDELEIEFHPHLTVLTGETGAGKSIIVGALSLLLGKRVGGEVVRSGAKKAEIEALFEDESGEEIILRREVYSEGRSRAFYQGRGVPVGFLREKASSLFEIHSQLEHGWILKESNQLSSLDKFGGEAFMETLKRYEELYSAYLAKKRELEEILYNLGELRRKREEISFFLSEIDSASLKEGEEEKLIARRERLLNLEELASSLREALSLLEGGEWGGGIIERIGELKRLLSKIAHYENEMLPFLKEMESFLSFLMELESAVSRKLDYLGLEEGNLNEVEERLSLIRRLKKKHGVDNISDLLKLASAWKEELSELREVEERTQEIEEEVNLLFRGLRELAREISYERKKLAKLLESEVKDVLRKLAMGEILFKIDIKQGELGPRGIDVVRFLMAPASGEKLKSIGEIASGGEISRLSFALKCVISRNYGIPTLIFDEIDVGIGGEVGKMLAEEIKKLSSGRQVICITHLASIASKADYHYFVDKVVDEGSVKSRVRLLTGEERIRELARMLSGRASDAALRHARELLEGG
- a CDS encoding NAD(+)/NADH kinase; its protein translation is MGCKRSSRAAWGLIVNPQKGEAAREVALGIISWLEERGVSVFLLPEGGAFLKREDISLEERAFASSISVALIIGGDGTFLKASRLLAPYGVPMLGINLGRLGFLVSESIPTLEVALTKVIEGKYEIEERMMLEAQFKGEKIHALNEFVVMKGAFARIITLKVFVNGEYLASYPADGVIVSTPTGSTAYSLAAGGPILEPGLPAVVLTPICAHTFYARPIVVSSSSSVRIEVEADHEDIMLTQDGQAGFRLSPGDEIHIAKAPFSACIITFKGRSFFKLLRKKLKLGVVPGD
- a CDS encoding TlyA family RNA methyltransferase, with product MKKERIDKLLVLKGFFESREKAQRALMAGLVFVNGRRIEKAGDKVPPDAEIKVKGSECPYVSRGGLKLKRALDHFEISLEGKICLDVGASTGGFTDCMLKEGARKVYAVDVGYGQLHWKLRNDPRVILMERTNARYLSRDLVPDEIDFFAIDVSFISVKKILPAVEGLLTEDAEGVILVKPQFEAGRRWAKGGVVKSAEIHESVVRDLASFVLCRLRLNPLDLTYSPIKGPKGNIEFLLYVGFRDSHLKEEMITSVVKEAHEQLGG
- a CDS encoding 1-deoxy-D-xylulose-5-phosphate synthase, with amino-acid sequence MILESVRTIEDLRRLSRGELELLAFEIRRLIVEVVGRNGGHLAPNLGVVELTIALLRVWDPFKDYILWDVGHQCYPFKILTGRKEAFHTLRKKGGLSGFPNPAESSADRFIVGHSGTSLSWALGLAISGKREVVSIIGDASLMSGMALEALNHIGSLKRKLVIILNDNEMAIGPRVGAIASHLTRLRTASRWLELKGEIRSLLEGLPFGKAAESALEEIKERVRKLLLKGSIFEELGLIHWGPIDGHDIGLLEEVFRSTKQVDKPVVVHVLTKKGMGYEPAERDPERFHGTPPFLIEIERGKGESFSHVFGKTATELASRDGRVVCLTAAMKKGTGLEEFARTFPSRFFDVGIAEQHMLGLSAGLARGGLRPVVAIYSTFLQRAYDQVIHDIALQKLPVIIAVDRGGLVGDDGPTHHGVFDIVFLRCVPNIIIACPRNGVLLRNMLHTALDSSLPFVVRYPRGKTDETPDWTKAPEKVEIGKGEILREGARGVAFCLGPTYKFAMSLEGFEVVDLRFAKPLDVELIISEAERFKRVYVFEEGARMGGIGEEIATIILSKGIKLKEFEIFALPDKFIEHGERSELLEEYLVSEKGKNR
- a CDS encoding polyprenyl synthetase family protein, with product MINGFLEKLLSDSAVPSLLLEAMRYSVFPGGKRFRPLLTLSACEAVGGDISKALPVGCAIELIHNYSLIHDDLPCMDNDDFRRGKPSAHKRFGCGIALLAGDALLTYAFEVLGKWLSGSTLKRVLIEIASSSGPAGMVGGQLLDITEGKIEDIHAKKTMALIRASVRCGAIVGEASGNELHLLTEYAERLGIAFQIVDDILDFGKEERLTYPAVYGISDSVAEAERLIEEALSLVELFGEGGKDLVELALMVKRRMEKVDIGERENDRRSTKT